The sequence GCCACCGCGGCTTCAGATTCGCTTTGGCGCTCACcctgacagtgatcctggaGCTCACGTGAAGCTTcatctgctcttcctcctcctcctgctccgccTCCGTCCGGCTCCTCCCGGCACTCCTGCCTCCAGCCATCGGGTCTCccgctctttttttttctatactcTCGACAGTCTCGGTCTCTTTCCGTGTCTTGGCTTCCTCAGACGATTgaattaaagggaaaaaggaaaacctcTTCTGGGAGAAGGTCGTAATTCATGTTTTATCTGTGCTGGGATTCCCAGCTCCATCTCGGGGTTCCCAGCTCCGTCTCGGGGTTCCCAGCTCCGTCTCGGGGTTCCCAGATCCATGTCGAGGTTCCCAGCTCCATCTCGGGGTTCCCAGCTCCATCTCGGGGTTCCCAGCATGATCTCAGGGCTCACAGCTCCATCTCAGGGTTTCCAGCTCCATCTCGGGGTTCCCAGCTCCATCTCAGGGTTTCCAGCTCCATCTCGGGGTTCCCAGCTCCATCTTGGGGTTCCCAGCTCCATCTCGGGGTTCCCAGCTCCATGTTGGAGTTCCCAGCTCCATTTCAGGGTTCCCAGATccattttggggttcccagatCCATCTTGGAGTTCCCAGCTCCATCTTGGGGTTCCCAGCTCCATCTTGGGGTTCCCAGCTCTGTTTCACTGTTCCCAGATCCATGTCGAGGTTCCCAGCTCCATCTCAGGGTTTCCAGCTCCGTCTCGGGGTTCCCAGCTCCATCTCGGGGTTCCCAGCTCCATCTCGGGGTTCCCAGCTCCATCTCGGGGTTCCCAGATccattttggggttcccagatCCATCTTGGAGTTCCCAGCTCCATGTTGGGATTCCCAGCTCCATCTTGGGGTTCCCAGCTCTGTTTCACTGTTCCCAGATCCATGTCGAGGTTCCCAGATCCATGTTGGGGTTCCCAGCTCTGTCTCAGgattcccagctccatcccagggTTCCCAGCACCATCCTGGGGTTCCCAGCTCCGTCTTGGGGTCTTTGCAAAGTCTTGGAAGGGGGAGCAGGAGGATTTGAGGATTCAAGGAccaaattttccctgggaaaaacccAAGTGCAGCATTCCCATGGCCCCACGATGCTCCAGGCCTCGTCTCCCCAGGGTGAGGACCCACACGCGTCCCCAGCCCTCCCGAGGCCGCGGAGGCGCCGCCGGGAGCCCGAAAGTCGTGGATCACTGGGTTGATCCGGTGGGATTCCCGCGCGTGTCGCTCGTGCCGGGCTGCCTGAGGAATGCCAAGTGACAGGCGGCTCCCGACCCCAAATGTCAGCGCTCACACTTGAGCGGGCAGCGTGTCCCATCCCTCGTGGCCGGCTGTCCCCATGGAAACGGGCCGGATTTGGCCATTCCTAGGATGGCGTCAATCCCACCACACGACAGCTCCTGGCAAAATCCAGCTGGCTTTGCCTCCATCGTGGAGTTTTCCAGGCCGTTTTCCTCGTGGAGCACCCGTGGGATGTCCCGTGGGGAAAGGATCCCAAGGATGGGGGTTCTCCCAAGACTTTTCCTCTGGGAACTCATAATCCTGGAGGATTATTCGGCAGCCGCATGCATCATTATCACCGCGATGATTAATTATTATCAAGCAGATTCCAGCCCTTCCCCGCTCCGTTGCCAGCCTCAGAGGAGCTAAAGGAAACCATGGCAGCTCCAGAGCTCCTTCCCATACAAAATCCCAGAGTTTTACCCTTTGGAGTGGGAGCAGTTGGATCGGGGCTGGCTGGGATGTGCAGGAGGATCATCGGCTCCGATTCCATCCCGAAGGAATGACGGCCAACATCCCAATCCCATCACATCTACACTTCCACTCCACGGATGAGAAGAAAATCTTCCGTTTTTCTCAGAAGAAGCGTCGTTTCTTCAGGAAtcctccctgcctcagtttccccccacGCTCTGCAGAGCCCCTCCCATGGATCCTTCTGGTTTTCCTCACGGATCGGAGCCGCTCCAGCGGCCTCATCCCGCCCTAATTAAACAACCGCCAGGATGAAACAGCCATTCGGCCTCCCCGCTTGGAAAAACGAGCATTTCCAGCCGCCCGAAGCTCCATTTAAATGCAAATACCGCGGGTTTAGCCCAGAACCGCGGAAATGAGGAGCATTCCCGTGGAAACGAGGAGCAATTCCAGCGGCGGGGCCACCACCGGGAGCGCCGGGATGAGCCCAGCCAGCGGCTGGGGCAGGAACGCCGGGCTCGGTGTGGCTGcatcccaaacccaccccaattCGGGATGCTCCGGGAaaaatccctgggaaaagggatggaTCTGCTGGCGTGGATGGATCGACCAGAGGCTGGGGCCTTCCGAGTGCCAGCACAGAGAGACGAGCGAGGGGATTTGGGAGTTTCTCCCCGTtttggggcagagctgctccctgttTTTCTGAATTCCTGCCAAAACGAGGGTCACAAAGGGGTtccaccccacagccccaccaAAGGGAGCCCCCCACGCTGCGCCGGACCCACCCTCACCTCCCGCCCCCTCCCCATCCTCTCCCTCCAGGTGGTCCCAGAGGATCCCAGTTTATCCCACTTCTCCCCCTCCCTATTGCCGATCCCGTTGTTTGAGGCGCCGGCAGTGAATAATGCAGGAGGCGGCTGGAGGGGAAAGGAGCGGCTCAGGTTGTTCCATTATTGATGAGAGCTGACAGATCCGCTCCTGACAACCTTCCGAGGAGATCTGATTAGctcgggaaaaaaaaaaaaaaaaaaaccaaaaaaacccaccgaAACCGCAGCGCCTTCGCGAGGGGCTGACGGCAGCTGAAACCCCAGAGGAGCGGCGTTATCGACCTTCCCGAATTCCAGGGGGACTTTGAAAGAGGCTCGAGCAGATTTGGAAGAGGTAATTACGCTCAATTAGAGTCACAAGCGCCGAGACGTCAGCGCCGCTTCTCCCGCTCCCCTCGCACCGCAGATAAACGGGATAAGCGGGGAATTTCTCCAGCGGAACCCGTGGATTCTTTGGGATGGCAGGAACCGGGGGTGCCCCGGCCCTGCAGGAAAGGCAGCGGGAGCTCCGCTCGGCGCCCTCATTGCCGGCTGGGTTCACGAAGCACGTGAAtaattcctcctcctcctcctcctcctcctcctcctcctcctcctcctcctcctcgtcgtcctgccccgctgccaagcGCCGGGATCTTGGCCGGTCCGGCCCCGGCAGCAGCGGGGAAGGGCCCGGCAGGTCGCGGCTGCCAGAGCCTTTCCCAATTAGCCGAGCCCCGGAACGCGTGCCCAGGCTCCACACGCGGCCCTCCTCCCTCAGCTCCGGCTTTCCAGGCAGGAGAAATTCTCCTTTTCGCAAGGTTTTGGCCAAACCGAGCCCCCCCCCACCAGagatggattttggggctctGACCCCAGCTGGATGGAGGAGAGAGGCTGGGTGGGCTTGGCTGGCGCTGGTTTGGATGCACGACACCGGCCGTGCTCCAAAACCCAGCTTTTAAACCAAATATCTTCATTCCCCCAAGCTCTTCTATGCTGTGTTTCCCCACATTTGGGTAGCATCCCAAATATTCCCTTAAATATCCTAAATAATTAATCCTAAATAAAATATCCTCCATTGGTGGATCCGTGTTCCCAGCAGGGATGAGCACAGGGATGCCCGAGTGCCGAGCCAGCCCGGGGAGGTCATTCCTGTGCTGCCTTCCCAGCCTTTTCAGGGATACAAAAACATTTTCGGTGTTTAGGACGGGATCCTCCAGCTGAGAGCAGTCTCAGCCCTTCCACCACAGGAATTTCAGCCTTCCCGGGAATTTCAGcatcccagcctgggcagggacacacctCAGCACTCCGGGATGCCCGGGATGGGGGAGAACCTGCCCCGAGGGGGCTCGGAGGctcctccccatcccaaaaCCTCGGGAAGCGGCTGGTGGGGATCGGCTTCTCCGTTGGGATGAGCTTTGGGAAGTTGAGGACACCGGGAATTAATTCCTGAGCTCCCACCTCCCCCTGGAgacccctggcagggcagggccccctCCCACCgcagccccccccccccccccacatcCCCTGGGTCCATCCCTGGGGAAAATCCCACCGGATTGGGATGGAGCCAGCAGGGAGCGAATCCCTGAGTGAGAACAGGAGCTGCCACCCACTCCCGGTTTGGTTCTCGCTTTTTTCCGCCTCTCTCGGGTGGTTCCCGTGGGTCGGATCCCTCTGAGCTCCGCTCCCGTGGCCGTGGGGGAAGCGCTGCCGTTCCCCAGGCTCCCGCCTTTCCTCTCTCACCGTGGTCCCAGCGTTGTTGTCGTGGGGACAAGAATTCCCCGAAACCTTTGGAATTCAGGCCAGGAGCAGAtccaccaccagcagcagcttcccagggggagaacacagccctgccgtgcctcagtttccccacggTGACTCCGATACGTGCGGCATCCCTCAGGAACGACAACTCCCAACCCTTCCCATCCCGAATTTCTCCCGGCTTTTATTCCTTCCAGCTGAACTCCAGCCTCGATTTCCTGCCCACCTCCGGGATTTTCCCCCTTCCCGAGCTCCTTTTCCACCAGCTCCTCCTTCCACGGCGGCCCCCGAGAGACCCCCGCAAGCTCCGGGGCCCTTTCCCGTCAACCCTCGTTAGGCAGCGCGCGGCAAAACGAAGGCCGCTGAATTAATTAATCACCGAATGAATTAATCACGGAATCAGCCGCTGAATTGGTCACCCGGCCGTGCCGCGGAGCAGCTGCTCGGCATCAGCCCAAAGGGCTccgggctgctgctccctccctttTCCGGGAGCACCGAGGGATGAGGAGCCTTCGCTGGGGACAAgaactttttgtttttcccctttttttgttttttttttctcgctGCGTGACCCTTTTCAAAGCACCACGGCGCAGAAGCAGCTCCCCGGGGATATTTTTCCTGCCTCTGTGCCCTTCCCCGAGCCCCTCTCTCTCCGTTTCCCAGGCcaacagagctgggctgcaccTTTCCCTGGagcccagcccatcccaaaCATTCGCGGCTCCTCCGGAAtcctcctgccagctctgcccgcTCAAAGTCACCTTGTCCCAGCCCGCCGCgctccggcctctcccggcAAATCATTAATCGGCTCCTCGGCATTCCCGCATGGAAAAATGCCCCAGCGGGTGCCCTCGGCCTGGCACTCGGACATGCAGCTGCCCGGGAAGCTGCTCCTGTcggcggccgcgctgctgctcctgtccctggcctTCAGGTTTTACAGGAACCGCTCGCCTCCCCCGGGAAAAATCCCGCCGGGAGAGCAGCGGGAAAaccgggatggggatggggctctgaggaggaggaggaggagggatgggGGGGACAAATCTGGGAATGGCCCCGGGATGCGGCACGCGGCTCTCCGGAGGGAGCAGAGCTTTCCAaggaatgaggaggaggagggggaggaaggagaggaggtgggtttggagctggggctgattCCCAAGGAAGCCCCGCTGGGTCCGGCCAGGATGGAAAGGGAGTTGGGAAAGGAGTTGGGAATTAAATCAGAAAGCAAAGCAGGGGTTGAGCTGGGGAGGGATCCCGGGAGCAGGACGGGAGAGCTGGGAAGTGAGCTGGGAAAAGAGCAGGGAAGTCAGCCTGGAAGCAAGTCGGGAATCAAGCCGGGAAATAATCCAGGAAGTGAGCCAAGAAGTAAATTGATAACGAAGCCAGGAAATGAGCTGGGAAGTGCGCAGGCAAACGAGCTGGGAAATAAATTGGGAATTAAGTCAGGAATCGAGCTGGGAAATGAGCAGGGAAGCGAACCAGAAAGCAAACCGGGAAACAAGGCAGGAATTGAAGCGGGAAGCGAGCCAGGAATTTTGCTGGGAAGTGATCTTGGAAGCAAGGCAGGAGTCGAAGTGGGAAGCGAGCCGGGAATTTTGCTGGGAAGTGATCTTGGAAGCAAGGCAGGAGTCGCGGCAGGATGCGAGCCGGGAATTTTGCTGGGAAGCGAGCCGGGAATTTTGCTGGGAAGTGATCTTGGAAGCAAAGCAGGAGTTGCGGCGGGAAGCGAGCCGGGAATTTTGCTGGGAAGTGATCTTGGAAGCAAGGCAGGAGTCGAGGTGGGAAGCGAGCCGGGAATTTTGCTGGGAAGCGAGCCGGGCTCTCACGACCCCGGGGCCCGGagcagccccgcggggccgggcgcagCTGCACCGAGCTCCGGGCGTTCCCCGGGGACTGGCGATGCCCGGACAGCGGGGCACGGATGCGGCCGGAGCTCGGAGCAGGACCCGGCTGCAGCCGGGAGGAGCAGGGCGGGCAGCCGGGGGACAGTTCAGACCCTCAGCGTCAcctccagcctggggctgctgctgacGGCCAGCGAGGCTGGCTCGGACACCTCCTACTGCTTCTCCTCGGTGGCCAAGATCCAGGTGGAGGAGAGCTTCATCCCGGAGCGCCGGGACAAGGACAGCCCGGCCAGGCCTGGCCTGCGGGGCAGAGTCTACGACTACTTCGCGCAGTCCACCTCCGAGTCGGTGTCCAGGCGGACGTCCCTGCCCTTCGTCCCTGCGGGGCCGCcccggcagcggggccgggcagaGCCGCAGAGCTGCGGAACCCAGCGGGAGAATCCAGCTCTGGAAACTCCCCATCCCGACACCTCCTCAGCTCCGCAGGAGGGCACGGAGAGCCCTCCAGAGCCGCCTTGCCCCGGCTGGAAAGGCAGCACCGCTGGGATCGCCCGCCAGCTCCCGCTGCCCGGCGGAGCTCCATCGCCGGCCCAGGTGTCGCAGCCCGGCCGGGTGCACCTGGGGAACTGCTCCGAGGTTCTGCGCGCGGCCAAGGCGCGGCAGCTGCGGGACGCGGCGCTCCAGGTGATGAGCGCCcacctgctgcaggtgctgcgCTCCCCGGCCACCTACGGCCGCCTCAACGCCGGCGAGCGGGAGCTGCTCCCGGCGCTCCGCAGCCGCGGCCGGCCGCGCCTGGTGGTGGCCGACGTCCCCGCGGCCCAGCCCGGCCACCGCCGCGGCCGCCTCTGCTACTACGACGAGGACGTGGACCGctggtgccagctgtgccagctgccgGCCGAGGTGTCCGGGCGGGGCTGCGCCGTGTGCTCCATGTTCAACTACCTGTTCGTGGTGCCCGGCTGGGAgggcgcgggccgggcgcggAGCCCCTCTGGCCGCGTGCTGTGCTACGACCCCCTGGGCGACAGCTGGCGCGACATCTGTCCCCTGCGCCAGGCGCGGCCGCGCTGCCAGCTGCTGGCGCTGGACGGTCACCTCTACGCCATCGGGGGCGAGTGCTTGGCCACCGTGGAGCGCTACGACCCCAGGCGTGACCTCTGGGCCTTCGCCGCCGCCCTGCCCAGGGACACCTTCGCCGTGGCCCACGCGGCCGCCACGTGCCACGGGGACATCTTTGTCACCGGGGGCACGCTGCgctcgctgctgctgcgctACGACGCCCGCCGGGACAGCTGGGCCACCAGCCCGGCCTTGGACGGCCCGGGCAGGACGGCCGCGCTGGTGGGCACCCATGGGTTCCTGTACCGCTTCCAGCTGCGGCGCGGCGCGGGTGGCAGCGAGGTGGCCGTGTGGCGGTGCGGCGGTGGCACCGGGCCGTGGCACGGCTGCGGCAGCCACCCCCTGCCCGAGCGGGCCGGGCTGCAATGTGCCGCCCTGGGCGGCCTCGTCCACTGCCTGGGCCGCGGCTTCCACCTCCGCTTCCCGGCCGACCCCGGCGCGCCGCGCTTCGGGGCCCAGGAGCTGCGGCCCTTCCCGGAGCCCCACGGCAGCCTCCTGCCCGCCGTGCTGGTGCTGCCCGAGGGGGGcacggagccgccgccgccctgaGGGGTCCCCAGGAGCGGTGGCAGACGGAGAAGGAGCCCTCAGCCCGAGCTCTGCGATCCCAGCCCGCAATGGACCCGGCTTCTTCCCGCTGCTCGGGATGCAGGAAGGGGTCAAACCCTCGGATCCAGGCTCTTCCCACTTCCTGGGATGCAGGAAGGGATCAAACCCTCGGATCCAGGCTCTTCCCACTTCCTGGGATGCAGGAAGGGATCAAACCCTCGGATCCAGGCTCTTCCCACTTCCTGGGATGCAGGAAGGGATCAAACCCTTGGATCTGGCCTTTTCCCACTTCCTGGGATGCAGGAAGGGATCAAACCCTTGgatccagccccttcccactTCCTGGGATGCGGGAAGGGATCAAACCCTTGGATCTGGCCTTTTCCCACTTCCTGGGATGCGGGAAGGGATCAAACCCTTGgatccagccccttcccacccccagGATCAGGAGGGGATCAAACCCTTGgatccagccccttcccaccccgAGGATCAGGAGGGGATCAAACCCTCGgatccagccccttcccacccccagGATCAGGAGGGGATCAAACCCTCGgatccagccccttcccacccccagGATCAGGAGGGGATCAAACCCTTGgatccagccccttcccacccccagGATCAGGAGGGGATCAAACCCTTGGATTCGACCCCTTCCCACCCCGAGGATCAGGAAGGGATCAAACCCTTGgatccagccccttcccaccccgAGGATCAGGAAGGGATTAAACCCTTGgatccagccccttcccacccccagGATCAGGAGGGGATCAAACCCTTGgatccagccccttcccacccccagGATCAGGAAGGGATCAAACCCTTGGATCCCGCCCCTTCCCACCCCGAGGATCAGGAGGGGATCAAACCCTTGGATCCCgccccttcccacccccagGATCAGGAAGGGATCAAACCCTTGGATCCCgccccttcccacccccagGATCAGGAGGGGATCAAACCCTTGgatccagccccttcccacccccagGATCAGGAGGGGATCAAACCCTTGgatccagccccttcccacccccagGATCAGGAGGGGATCAAACCCTTGgatccagccccttcccacccccagGATCAGGAGGGGATCAAACCCTTGGAtccagccccttcccatcccCAGGATCAGGAGGGGATCAAACCCTTGGATCCCgccccttcccacccccagGATCAGGAAGGGATCAAACCCTTGgatccagccccttcccacccccagGATCAGGAGGGGATCAAACCCTTGgatccagccccttcccacccccagGATCAGGAGGGGATCAAACCCTCGGGCGCTGCCGGGATCGCAGCCCGGAGGCTCCGGGAAGAGCCGGGAGGAGCCGGGCGGACTCGTTTGCTCGGGGGAGTTTAATCAGGGCCGTGTTTGTTCGGGCGGCAGCAAATCCCGGATCTGCGGGGCTCCAGCTGTCCGGGACTGATTTCCACCTGATTTAGGCTCCAGGTGGGGAACATTGACCCGGACACGGATGGGGAGCGGTTTAGGGTGGAGGTCGCCAAAGCTCCAGC comes from Lonchura striata isolate bLonStr1 chromosome 24, bLonStr1.mat, whole genome shotgun sequence and encodes:
- the KLHDC7A gene encoding kelch domain-containing protein 7A, with protein sequence MPQRVPSAWHSDMQLPGKLLLSAAALLLLSLAFRFYRNRSPPPGKIPPGEQRENRDGDGALRRRRRRDGGDKSGNGPGMRHAALRREQSFPRNEEEEGEEGEEVGLELGLIPKEAPLGPARMERELGKELGIKSESKAGVELGRDPGSRTGELGSELGKEQGSQPGSKSGIKPGNNPGSEPRSKLITKPGNELGSAQANELGNKLGIKSGIELGNEQGSEPEIAAGSEPGILLGSDLGSKAGVEVGSEPGILLGSEPGSHDPGARSSPAGPGAAAPSSGRSPGTGDARTAGHGCGRSSEQDPAAAGRSRAGSRGTVQTLSVTSSLGLLLTASEAGSDTSYCFSSVAKIQVEESFIPERRDKDSPARPGLRGRVYDYFAQSTSESVSRRTSLPFVPAGPPRQRGRAEPQSCGTQRENPALETPHPDTSSAPQEGTESPPEPPCPGWKGSTAGIARQLPLPGGAPSPAQVSQPGRVHLGNCSEVLRAAKARQLRDAALQVMSAHLLQVLRSPATYGRLNAGERELLPALRSRGRPRLVVADVPAAQPGHRRGRLCYYDEDVDRWCQLCQLPAEVSGRGCAVCSMFNYLFVVPGWEGAGRARSPSGRVLCYDPLGDSWRDICPLRQARPRCQLLALDGHLYAIGGECLATVERYDPRRDLWAFAAALPRDTFAVAHAAATCHGDIFVTGGTLRSLLLRYDARRDSWATSPALDGPGRTAALVGTHGFLYRFQLRRGAGGSEVAVWRCGGGTGPWHGCGSHPLPERAGLQCAALGGLVHCLGRGFHLRFPADPGAPRFGAQELRPFPEPHGSLLPAVLVLPEGGTEPPPP